tataAGTCAAACTCAAGCTTAACTTTTTAAATGACAATCTAAATTAATTATTtggatatgaaattttggttatatcactaatatatatatatatatatatattatatatgatatccatacggttggatcgttgacaaatatttttaaaaaaatcaaaactccAATTGAGGAATAAAATAGTatttagttgtactagtcaaactgaagcttgactgactgttaaaatggcaaaccaaataaaattatttgtatatgaaactttggttatatcactaatatatatattttttgacatccatacagttgaatcgttgaaaattattttttaaaaatattgaaactCCAATTgaggaataaacactagttagctgtactagtcaaactgaacCTTGACTGTTAAATTATGATGATTCTTCATACTattttaataaaacaaaaaaaGATGATTATTTAGTCATTATTATATACTTTTATCCAGGCCAACATACGTTTTAACTATTAATAAATAATGTTTTAACCATTGATCCAGGATTAAAGAAATTAAATTGAAATAAATATGAATATAATTAGTTAGTGTTGAtggaggaatttgggagcaacaaagtcgtaggttcgtagccggaaacaagatctgtgatgacgattcttcgtcggaaacgtgaacagtaatcgGTGGATCCGATAAACAGTATTCATCGGAAAAGAtaaacagtgtttggtggtggtgattattgggggctgagattgcaTAGGATTAGTGGTGCCTCCTTTGCGCTCTCCCTTCTGatcccttacaatttgcctacgtacccctatttataggggatcaagcccacgtagttcttggggaacaagaaacctaatgggctaagatttcttatcccgaggcccagtaggaaacccactgcaaaccgtcttctactagctttaggaatgtccgcggcttcgagacttcacggataaggcatctccctggccaaggataaccctccgctatgagctgtttctctagtccgaggacgcaggtatagccgtggttcaccccaaatattggacgcatccttgtcccccgataaggagcccctactaGATTGCgggacaagtgatcccaagcttttgggtgcaaagtgcaggatactccaaagtcttccaacgaggacacccgttgactacagggagagagctcccaaagcacacatcagatttcaccccacaagcccaatgaggacacccattgactacaggaggaggccttcagtccaggcatacccctggaggtctctgaccacggacaccgcttttcctgtagatgtgctacaggaaggagttcttcaatagagtacctgcaccAAATAatttagtaataataatctccatcttccttgaatctttTACAGAACCTATCCAAGTAATCCTGTTGAAGTCCCATCCAAGCCATCTCTCaaacttagggcgcgccctaaggctcacCATAAGAAGGAATTCCTCACCCTTTCTTAAACAATTGGGCGCGCCTCCTCACTATGCTTGAGGGTGCGCCTTTAAGGCATGGTCAACCACAACGGCCAATCAACCATTCAGTCCATGGGGTGTGTCCTAACTACGAAAAGGGCGTGCCGTCTTTCCCTTTATGGAAATACAATCTTATGAGTTCCTAAATTTTAGGCCACCCGTGCTTCCATCAAAGCATCCTGCCAATTATTCGTCCACTCCACCCGGGTGGTGGACAAGCTTCTTGAAGAGAAGGCGTGCCTCGAGAGGCTGCAGGGCGACAATAACATCTTGAAAAACACCTTAAAAGACAAAGCTTTTCTGCATGCCAAAGACATCAAAGCCAAGGACTCTGAAATCTCCTTTCTCAAGGATGAGGTGGCTAATCTTACTTCTCAGCTGGAGGTTGCCAATAAAAAGGCTACCTCTCTCCACACTGAGCTTGGTGGAGCCAACTTGAGGATTGAGTATCTTGAGGAGCAACAGAACATGAGTTTGCCTGATGAGAAGAGggaaatgattgatgaagcaTTTTGGAAAGTTTGGGGAAGAAATAGTTGCTGAGATGATAGAATTTAAGAAGGAGCATGCTGCTGAAATCAAGGCGAGAAGGGTAGAGCTTGGATTAGAGGAAGAGGATGAGGGCGCACCAAGAAAGGAAACCCCCAAGGACGTGCCTGAAGCTGATCCTACTGCTCCTCTTCAAACCATTCCCCCAACAGAGAAATCTCAGGGCGCGCCCTGATGTATGTTTATCCAATATTCATACTTTAAGCTTCAAATACTTCTGAGGAGCCAGCCCTCTTTTGATGCTATGCAAGGTTGTATGACTTATTATTTTGCTACACTTCACCTTTGCACCATGATATTTCGTATGGTTTCATATAATTTCATCTTTTCTTCAATATGCATAAATATTTGTTAAGGCATTTTTGACTTTTTCTTGGCCATCTTATACTTCCAAAAACATGAGATGCATACTTCCATGATGGCACGCccttatatcatgttttcataaaCCTTTAGTCATTATCAGTTTTTTAGATGTGTCCTTTCATATATGCATACTATGTTATCTCGATTTTGAAATAACAATTATTCGATAGGGCGCGCCTCTGGTTTTCTTCAAATGAAAGTTTTTTATGCCAAACAAATAAAGTAATTTGAAGTAACTTCTTTCTTTTATTGATATTGCACTATAGCACACAAATtacaccagtcccatggctactatgctctatggggaaattatttgaaattttttttcCTTCTGCTAGTTCCAAGGTTCGTAGTCATatgtactaccccctaggctaggaggaatttattttcTACTAGTCTATTATATAGGAATTAAGCATGGAAATGAGGGGGACACAACCacaccctactgataatacttcCATAAATGTTTCCATGCTCGAGGGATGGGTTTACCATCTAGATCTTCTAAGCAATTAGCTCCAAGCACCCGTGCTGAGCTACCTTAGTGTTAGGAATAACCTTTCGCAACACAAGATCCCCAACCTTGAACGACACGGATTTTACCTTTTTTATTAAAATGCCTTGCGATTCTCTGCTGATATGCATCAAGCTTTAATTGAGAGTTTATTCGGTCTTCGTCTAACAAATCCAAGTGGAGCCTCTGGTTAACTTTTACATCTTCCTCAACAAACACGTCTAtccggagggatccggctcctaCCTCTACGGGAACCATGGCCTCATACCCATAAGTCAGCAGAAATGGGGTTTCTCCTGTAGTTGATCTGGGAGTTGTATTGTAAGACCAGAGGACCATGGGCATTTCCTCTGGCCAATCTCCTTTTTTTTCTTCCAACTTTGCCTTCAAGGTttgttttatgattttgtttatagCCTCCGTCTGACCGTTACTTTGCGGATGAAAAACTGCGGCAAAGTCCTCTTTGATGTTCAAGTCCTCACAAAGCTTCCTTAACTCTTTACTATCAAACTGCTTCCCATTATCCGAGAAGTTTGTAGGGGATACCGAACCTGCATACTATAGAATTGAAAACAAAGTCCCTCATCTTCTTTGTTGTGATCGTGGCCAGTAGCATAGCCTCCGCCCAATTGGTAAAGTAGTCCACAGCTACCACGGCGTATTTCACATCCCCCTTCGCTTTGGGCAACTCTCCAATGAGATcgatcccccacatggcaaaaggCCAAGGACTTGCTATTGAGGTAATGGTGGATGCCGGAGCGTTGGAATAGTTGGCGAATCGCTGGCAACGATCACAAGCCCGGACAAACTTGAAGGCATCTTCTTTCATAGTCGGCCAGTAGTATCCTTGTCTGAGTACTTTTAATGCCAGCGAACcacccccgagtgattgccacaaatcccTTCGTGCACTTCTCTGAGAATATAATTTCCCTCTTCTATATTTACACATCATAACAGTGGCTGGTTAAATCCTCTCTTGTATAATACCCCGTCATACTCAACATACTTTGCAGCCTAGTATCGAAGGCGTCGAGCCTGTAGTTTGTCTTCTGGTACAGCTCCTGTTTGAATATAGTTATGAAAGGGAGTCATCCAGCTTTTTCGCGGAATTTCTTGTGTTTGTAGCACCTCTACATCCGGAATACTCAGGATTTCCTGGATTTCCAAAGGGATTTGTCCAAGTTGGACGCTGTCCATCTGGGATCCCATCTTGGCCAAGGCATCCGCATTACTATTTTCTTCTCGCGGAACACTTTTTAGGCTGGCATTTCCAAATGTTTCCAATAGGCGTTGCGCATATCTCATGTACAACTCCGTCTGTGGTCCCCGGGCCTGGAAACCTCCGTTGACTTGGTTCACAACCAACTCAGAGTCACTTCGAACTATCAAATTCACGACCCCCACCTCCAGAGCTAATTTCAGGCCGTTGATCAAagcttcatactcagcatcattgttggtgACGTAAAATTTGAAATGGATAGCACTCATCAAACGGTGCCCCTCCGGAATGATCAAGACAATCCCTGCACCTGATCCGTTACTGTTTACGGCCCCATCGACATGTAAGATCCACCAAGGATGGGGGAGTTCCTCCCTCTTATCACCGGGTGAATTTCTTTGCGAGGAAGGTTCTGCCAAAACTATGGCTTTATCATCTACTTCAAAATCAAACTCAAGTATGAAATTAACCAATGTCTGTCCCTTGATTGCCGTACGAGGACAATATTCCAAATCGAATTGTCCTAACTCTACTACCCATTTTAACATTCTTCCCGACGATTCGGGTTTGTGTAGAATATGCCAGAGCGGATAAGCAGTGCGGACTTCTATTCGGTGAGCCTGAAAATATGGTCTTAACTTTCGTGCTGCAAGAATAAGGGCCTACACCAATTTTTCCATGATGGTATATGGTTTCCGCCTCCAGTAACCTTTTGCTCACATAGTATACGGGCCACTAGTGGCTTGCTTCCTCCTTCACCAACACTGCGCTAACAGAGTATTAAGACACTGCCAAGTAAAGAATCAGTATCTCTCCATTTTCCGGCTTGGCCAACATTCAAGGATTTCCCAACTGCTCTTTAATTTTCAGGAAAGCTTCTTCACAATCAGGGGTCCATACAAAATTCTTCCCCATTCATTTGATTGCTTTAAAAAACTCTTTGCACCTGTCTGACGACTTTGAGACAAATCGATTTAGGGCCGCAATTCTTCCTGTCAGGCTCTGCACTTGCTTGACGCTGGTAGGAGATTTCATGTCCAACAGAGCCTTGATTTTTGTCAGGTTTGCCTTAATTCCCCGGTGGTTAACCAtaaatcccaagaattttcctgATTCCACACCGAATACGCACTTCTGTGGGTTTAGCCTCATCTGAAACTTTCTCAGAATCTGGAACATCTCAGCTAAGTCGGCGATGTGATCTTCTGCCTTCTTAGATTTTACGAGCATATCATCCACGTATACCTCTACCGTTTTTCCAATCTGCCccttaaatattttatttaccaatctttgaTAAGTGGCACCGACGTTGATCAGACCGAATGGCATTCCAATATAACTAAAAGTCCTCTGTTAGTAATAAAAGAGGTGTGCTCCTGGTCAGGCCCATACATGGGAATTTGATTATACCTGGAGTATGCATCCATGAAGCTGAGCAAGGCATGTCCTGCCGTGGCGtcgaccaactgatcaattctttGCAAGGAAAAGCTATCTTTTGGGCACAATTTATTCAGATCAGTGAAATCTACACATGTTCTCCATTTGCCGTTGGGTTTTTTCACTAACACTGGACTGGCCAACCATTCCGGGTAAAAGGACTCCTGAATTAGTCCAACGTCCAAGAGCCTATCCACTTCTTCCGCTAAGGCCGTAGCCCTCTCTCCGCTTACGGCCCTGCGCTTTTATCGAACTCCTTTATGCTTGGGATCGATATTCAAACGGTGGCACATTACCTCTGGGTCAATTCCTACCATATCAGAATGGTTTCATGCAAATACGTCAAGGTTCGCTAAGAGAAAGACCGAGAGACCTTCCTTCACTGTTGGTACCAACTGAGACCCAATCCTTAAAACCTTACTCGGAACTTTTTTGTCGACGGGGATTTCAATTGTATCTTCTGCTGGCCCCACCTTCTCCGTTGGCATTGGTATCCGTGGATCCAGGTTGGGTGAATTATGATTTTCATTGTTCTGCAGAGAAGGCACATCCCCTTTAGGAGGAGCATCGACTTCTTTAGAAGCCGCGCCCTGCATCGCAGGGGCATCAACTTCCTTGATATTTCTTGTGGGGAAGGGCGCTCCCTCTGGGAGAGGGGTATCTACCTTATGCTCGTCCTGTCCGAGGCTTTGCAAGACGTCAAATCTTCCCTCTAGTCATTCCCCATTGAAATCTGCTTGGACTACGGTGTTTGAGGATTCCTCTTCTTCCAACATTTCAATTCTGATTGTATCTTCCAAGAACAACATTGCTGGAGGAAGTTCAGAGGAGCACGTCTTCTTGTTCGACATGATAATGAACCTGGATTTCCTCGATCGGTCGCTCAATGCTCTTTTCTCGATCATCGTCTGATGCATCTTTGGTGTGGGAGTCTTTTCTAAAGCCTCTCATAGCTTGCCTGTAGCACTCCCGAGAGTCATACTAAGAGCCCTTTATACTCCCCACACCATTTGGCGTTGGAAACTTGATGGTAAGGTGGTGGATTGAAATAATAACCCTCATCTCCCGAAGAAAAGGCTGTCTCAGCAACACGTTATGGGACGACTCCTGATTCAGGACCTTAAACTCAAGCATTTTTGTTACGGACAGCAGGCTTTCCCCTAAAGTACCTGGCAATCGAATTGATCCCATAACTCTAACTCCCACGCCAGAGAAGCCATAGACCCACGAGTCTTCCCCCGACATATTCCGATCAGTTAGCCCCATCTTCTTAAAGGTGCTGTAGTAGAGGATGTTCGCCGAGCTTCCATTGTCCACGAAGGCCCTATGGACGTTTTGGTTCAAATCTAGATGGAAATAACTAGCGCATCATTGTGAGGGTGATGCACCCATCGAGCATCTGCTTCTCTGAAGGTAATATCCATGGACTCACCCTTAAATACTTTGGGCGGTCGAGTCTTCACCCTATGAATGTCCGTGAGAGGTCTGAACCGAGCTTCCCTAGCATATTGCCAAGGCTCAGTTACTGCATTCCATCCCGGGATCTCCCCCGTAGATTGTTCGGATGCTGCCATCCCAGACGAATTTATTTGCCTCCAGAGTATCATTGTTCGACCCCTGTGGGGCTCGCCTTTCTTCTTCCTTTGATATGTCATCCTTGTGCTTCCTTACTTGACTACCCATTCACCATGGGATCCTTCTTTGATAAGCGCTTCGATCTCATCTGATAATTGTTGACACTCATGCATGTTATGTCCAGATGATTCATGGTATTCACAATACTTTTTCTTGTCTTTGCTTTTCCATGATGATAAAGCTTCAGGTTTTCTAAATAGCCCTCTATTTTTGTTTACCTCGAAGATATGCTCGATAGACGTGACCAAAGGCGTGTACCGGCTTATTCTGTAGTCATAGTTTGAGGGAGGGCTTCGTCCCCTTCTTGTGTTCACGGTATTCACCCAGTCGGGGCTCCG
The Apium graveolens cultivar Ventura unplaced genomic scaffold, ASM990537v1 ctg8633, whole genome shotgun sequence DNA segment above includes these coding regions:
- the LOC141705215 gene encoding uncharacterized protein LOC141705215, which codes for MPFGLINVGATYQRLVNKIFKGQIGKTVEVYVDDMLVKSKKAEDHIADLAEMFQILRKFQMRLNPQKCVFGVESGKFLGFMVNHRGIKANLTKIKALLDMKSPTSVKQVQSLTGRIAALNRFVSKSSDSVGEGGSKPLVARILCEQKAHRIEVRTAYPLWHILHKPESSGRMLKWVVELGQFDLEYCPRTAIKGQTLVNFILEFDFEVDDKAIVLAEPSSQRNSPGDKREELPHPWWILHVDGAVNSNGSGAGIVLIIPEGHRLMSAIHFKFYVTNNDAEYEALINGLKLALEVGVVNLIVRSDSELVVNQVNGGFQARGPQTELYMRYAQRLLETFGNASLKSVPREENSNADALAKMGSQMDSVQLGQIPLEIQEILSIPDVEVLQTQEIPRKSWMTPFHNYIQTGAVPEDKLQARRLRY